A window from Mangifera indica cultivar Alphonso chromosome 2, CATAS_Mindica_2.1, whole genome shotgun sequence encodes these proteins:
- the LOC123196758 gene encoding flavonoid 3',5'-hydroxylase 1-like: MALSAIFQDSFSLKKGLVAVLVFIITRYVVRCLFGKSRPPLPPGPWGFPIVGALPLIGSKPHVSFAKMAKKYGPIMYLKFGSLDMVVASTPEAAKAFLKTHDLNFSSRPIDTSVHHFAYDGQDMVNAEYGPRWTLLRKVCNTHMFGSKALEDWAHIRVSEVGLMLQDMLKASRKGEPVLMPTMLSYLTANVIGQVVLSRRVFASNSSESNEFKVLVVEMMKYAAVLLVKDIIPALGLLEGGTEKKMRELHIQVDAMITKMIAEHIATSQERKGRPDLLDVILTYRDKPDGERLSTENIKGLLLNLFVAGTDASSSAVEWALTELLKKPTIFKKAQEEMDQVIGRGRRLEESDIPKLPYLQAICKETLRKHPSTPLNLPRLASEDCVVNGYFIPKNTRLQVNIYAIGRDPDVWENPLEFTPERFLTEKNKKIDPRGNDFELIPFGAGRRICAGVRMGMVQVEYVLGSLIHAFDWKLPEGVKELDMEEIFGLTLHKAVPLTAMVSPRLAPHAYV; encoded by the exons ATGGCACTTTCCGCCATATTCCAAGACAGTTTTTCTCTCAAAAAGGGCCTTGTGGCTGTTCTTGTCTTCATCATAACACGCTATGTCGTCCGTTGTCTCTTCGGGAAATCAAGGCCCCCGCTCCCTCCAGGGCCATGGGGGTTCCCCATCGTCGGCGCCCTGCCCCTCATAGGCAGCAAGCCGCATGTCAGCTTTGCCAAAATGGCCAAAAAATACGGGCCTATCATGTATCTGAAATTCGGAAGCCTAGACATGGTGGTGGCATCAACTCCGGAAGCAGCCAAAGCCTTCCTCAAAACCCACGATCTGAATTTCTCCAGCCGTCCGATCGATACAAGCGTCCACCATTTTGCCTATGATGGACAAGACATGGTTAATGCTGAATATGGACCAAGGTGGACATTGTTGCGGAAAGTGTGTAACACTCATATGTTTGGTAGTAAGGCTCTCGAAGATTGGGCTCATATTCGTGTCTCTGAGGTCGGCCTGATGCTTCAGGATATGCTGAAGGCTAGCAGGAAAGGCGAGCCGGTGTTGATGCCGACAATGTTATCTTATCTCACGGCGAATGTGATCGGCCAGGTGGTGCTCAGCCGTCGGGTTTTTGCATCAAACAGCTCGGAATCGAATGAGTTTAAGGTTCTGGTGGTGGAGATGATGAAATATGCAGCGGTTTTATTGGTTAAGGACATTATCCCGGCCTTGGGTCTCTTGGAAGGAGGAACTGAAAAGAAAATGAGGGAATTACACATACAGGTCGATGCAATGATAACGAAGATGATTGCCGAACATATTGCCACCAGTCAGGAGCGTAAAGGACGCCCTGATTTGCTTGACGTTATTTTAACTTACCGAGACAAGCCAGACGGCGAGAGACTAAGCACCGAAAACATCAAAGGACTCCTCCTG AACTTATTTGTGGCCGGCACGGATGCATCATCGAGCGCAGTTGAATGGGCACTGACAGAGTTGTTgaaaaaaccaacaattttcAAGAAGGCACAGGAGGAGATGGATCAAGTAATCGGAAGAGGCCGAAGACTTGAAGAATCAGACATCCCAAAACTCCCCTACCTACAGGCCATATGCAAAGAGACATTGAGAAAACACCCATCAACCCCGCTCAACCTCCCTCGGCTCGCATCCGAAGATTGCGTTGTAAACGGTTACTTCATCCCCAAAAACACTCGGCTCCAGGTTAACATTTATGCCATCGGCCGCGACCCCGACGTGTGGGAGAACCCATTAGAGTTTACTCCAGAGCGGTTTTTGACAGAGAAGAACAAGAAGATCGATCCAAGAGGAAACGACTTCGAGTTGATCCCATTTGGAGCAGGAAGAAGAATTTGCGCCGGTGTGAGAATGGGAATGGTTCAAGTTGAGTACGTTTTGGGAAGTTTGATTCACGCGTTTGACTGGAAACTACCGGAGGGAGTTAAAGAGTTAGACATGGAAGAAATTTTTGGTCTCACACTGCACAAAGCTGTGCCTCTTACGGCTATGGTTTCCCCACGGCTAGCCCCACATGCTTATGTTTAA